The following are encoded together in the Lactuca sativa cultivar Salinas chromosome 1, Lsat_Salinas_v11, whole genome shotgun sequence genome:
- the LOC122194834 gene encoding LOW QUALITY PROTEIN: superoxide dismutase [Mn], mitochondrial (The sequence of the model RefSeq protein was modified relative to this genomic sequence to represent the inferred CDS: substituted 1 base at 1 genomic stop codon) translates to MALRTLATAKTLGAISKFXQHVCGLQTFTLPDLSYDYGALESAISGEIMQLHHQKHHWTYITNYNKAIEQLDDAISKGDASTVVKFQSTIKFNGEGHVNHSIFWKNLTPTSEGGGEPPHGSLGSAINQSFSSVEKLNAKKNAKGAAVQGSGWVWLAVDIELKRLVVETTSNQDPLVTKGPSLVPLLGIDVSEHAYNLQYKNVRPDYLKNIWKVINWKYASEVHEKECP, encoded by the exons ATGGCTCTACGAACCCTCGCGACTGCTAAAACCCTAGGTGCGATATCCAAGTTTTAGCAACATGTGTGTGGATTGCAGACGTTTACGCTTCCCGATCTTTCCTACGATTATGGCGCACTGGAGTCGGCGATTAGCGGAGAGATCATGCAGCTCCATCACCAGAAACACCACTGGACTTACATAACCAACTACAATAAAGCTATCGAGCAGCTCGATGATGCTATCAGCAAGGGAGATGCTTCAACTGTTGTCAAATTTCAGAGCACTATTAAGTTCAATGGCGAAG GTCATGTAAATCACTCAATTTTCTGGAAGAATCTCACTCCCACCAGT GAAGGAGGTGGCGAGCCACCACATGGTTCTTTGGGCTCGGCTATCAACCAGAGCTTTAGTTCTGTGGAAAAATTGAATGCTAAAAAGAACGCAAAAGGCGCTGCTGTGCAAGGTTCTGGATGGGTG TGGCTTGCTGTTGACATAGAGTTGAAGAGGCTTGTGGTTGAAACCACATCAAACCAG GACCCACTGGTTACAAAAGGTCCAAGTTTGGTTCCTTTGCTTGGCATAGATGTTTCGGAGCATGC gtacAATTTGCAGTATAAAAATGTCAGGCCCGATTACTTAAAGAACATCTGGAAGGTGATCAACTGGAAATATGCAAGTGAGGTACATGAGAAAGAGTGCccttaa
- the LOC111904145 gene encoding bZIP transcription factor 11 codes for MASSSGTTTSSGGSYPIQNSGSDEDLQQLRDQRRKKRMISNRESARRSRKRKQKHLDDLTSQLNQLRKENNQIILSVSITTQHYISVEAENSVLRAQVAELSHRLQSLNEMIAFMYQPVDTGCGFEDEQYGGGGGIEFVDEFMNNSLSYLYANQPIMASADMIQY; via the coding sequence ATGGCTTCCTCTAGTGGTACGACAACATCATCAGGTGGTTCATACCCAATTCAGAACTCGGGGTCTGATGAAGATCTTCAGCAATTGAGGGATCAGAGGAGGAAGAAGAGAATGATTTCGAATCGTGAATCTGCAAGGAGATCTAGAAAGAGGAAGCAAAAGCATCTGGATGATCTCACGAGTCAGCTGAATCAACTCAGGAAAGAGAACAACCAGATCATATTAAGCGTCAGTATCACCACCCAGCATTACATAAGTGTGGAGGCGGAGAACTCTGTTCTGAGAGCTCAGGTGGCGGAGCTCAGCCACCGGCTACAGTCTCTGAACGAGATGATCGCTTTTATGTACCAACCTGTCGACACCGGTTGTGGGTTTGAGGACGAGCAATACGGCGGCGGAGGTGGCATTGAGTTTGTCGACGAGTTCATGAATAACTCACTGAGTTACCTTTATGCAAACCAGCCTATTATGGCTTCAGCAGACATGATTCAGTACTGA